In Desulfosediminicola ganghwensis, a single window of DNA contains:
- a CDS encoding mechanosensitive ion channel family protein, whose protein sequence is MKSITNRNFENYMFLSVLFFLCSISTLVFTISDLRAENAITPSLQAEIERTHEIQAILQILANRPHLEWTLAKKQQLRGYVSNLKNQIKYAESEINQLNSVLGGLGGENGGGSTSSANSLPEVEVLKQNKQLELAQLRFSLLNTQKTLEQLDKYIGEQQSQNLYTRNDPLWLQASGMTPDAVQSEMRSSIVPQKVDLSLAYTAIIITFFLLSALILKARSFITTQCKPDNMVRLLVQAHVRHSVVIRVLYLAICLSVILFSRFQPSSLVYAYLTLPITLVFCSSVIYSLFHAIHARFRQQDTPVSEGPDNRSFSLIVLFFGVATGLLTLFSSSYPAGQLQLPNINLISSCIFILWLIALSLQTKAIGKELFPGIWQQGKYLVYSAILILLVLEVFGFKNLVIHIAYILGATFAVFAFSLILYDSIDILILFLNRQRVFFRTSQGREEKGSAPKTQTSTVLSIGLKIYVIIGAAILTLHQWGITNVDSERLREIFVHGFQLTGIQISPLRVTIALLILLLFWPSIDYIKARTENRLLKSGDFSESSRDTILTITGYICYGALILLMLGVAGVKLTGLTVVVGALSVGIGFGLQNIVNNFISGLILMFEKPIKKGDWILVGSTEGYVKKISIRSTIVQTFDRSDVIVPNSELISNQVTNMMFDDHRGRLRVSVGVAYGSDTELVQKLLLQIAHKHPQVITDGSTPVPKAWFQAFGDSSEWR, encoded by the coding sequence ATGAAATCCATAACAAACCGGAATTTTGAAAACTACATGTTCTTAAGCGTTCTGTTCTTTCTATGCAGCATATCCACACTTGTCTTCACCATATCCGACCTCCGGGCTGAGAACGCGATCACCCCATCGCTGCAAGCGGAAATTGAAAGAACCCATGAGATCCAGGCCATTCTCCAGATCCTTGCAAACCGTCCGCATCTTGAATGGACTTTGGCAAAGAAACAGCAATTGCGGGGTTATGTATCGAACCTGAAAAACCAGATCAAATATGCCGAATCCGAAATCAACCAACTCAACTCAGTTCTGGGTGGGCTTGGTGGGGAAAATGGCGGCGGTTCCACGTCATCAGCCAATTCACTACCCGAGGTTGAGGTTCTCAAGCAGAACAAGCAGCTCGAACTGGCGCAACTTCGTTTTTCCCTGCTCAATACCCAGAAAACTCTCGAGCAACTCGACAAATATATCGGGGAGCAGCAGAGCCAAAACCTCTACACCCGTAATGACCCTCTTTGGCTGCAGGCCTCCGGCATGACTCCGGATGCGGTTCAGTCGGAAATGCGATCGTCTATCGTTCCACAAAAGGTGGATCTTTCACTTGCTTATACTGCCATAATCATAACGTTTTTTTTACTTTCGGCACTTATCCTGAAGGCACGGAGTTTTATAACAACGCAGTGTAAACCGGACAACATGGTGCGTCTGCTCGTCCAGGCTCACGTTCGGCATAGTGTCGTTATCCGGGTACTCTATCTGGCCATTTGCCTCTCGGTGATACTCTTTTCCCGCTTTCAGCCTTCTTCTCTGGTATATGCATACCTGACGCTGCCAATAACCTTGGTGTTTTGCTCCTCTGTCATCTATTCACTGTTTCACGCCATACACGCCCGTTTCCGACAGCAGGACACTCCTGTTTCCGAGGGCCCGGACAATCGCTCGTTCTCTCTCATCGTATTGTTCTTCGGTGTTGCCACAGGACTCCTGACACTCTTTTCTTCGAGCTATCCCGCCGGTCAACTGCAGCTTCCGAACATCAACCTGATATCATCCTGCATTTTCATCCTCTGGTTGATCGCCTTATCATTACAGACCAAAGCAATTGGCAAAGAGCTTTTCCCCGGGATATGGCAGCAGGGAAAATACCTGGTCTATTCAGCTATTCTTATTCTCCTTGTGCTGGAAGTATTTGGATTCAAGAATCTTGTTATCCATATCGCCTATATACTGGGTGCCACTTTTGCCGTTTTTGCCTTTTCGCTCATCTTATATGATTCAATCGATATTCTCATACTGTTCCTCAACAGGCAGAGAGTGTTTTTTCGTACTTCCCAAGGCAGAGAAGAAAAAGGGAGCGCGCCAAAGACACAAACCAGCACGGTTTTGAGTATCGGTCTGAAAATATATGTCATTATTGGAGCCGCCATACTCACCCTGCACCAATGGGGAATCACCAATGTCGACAGCGAGCGGCTCCGGGAAATTTTTGTTCATGGCTTCCAGCTGACCGGTATACAGATCTCCCCCCTGCGCGTGACAATTGCTCTCCTGATCCTGCTTCTTTTCTGGCCTTCAATTGACTACATCAAGGCAAGGACAGAGAACAGGCTTTTGAAATCGGGAGATTTTTCTGAAAGCTCACGGGATACCATTCTCACAATCACAGGTTACATCTGTTATGGCGCACTTATCCTGCTCATGCTGGGAGTAGCCGGTGTGAAGTTAACCGGTCTTACGGTGGTAGTAGGTGCCCTTTCGGTTGGAATAGGTTTTGGATTACAAAACATCGTCAACAATTTTATCTCAGGGCTGATCCTCATGTTTGAAAAGCCTATAAAAAAAGGGGACTGGATACTGGTAGGCTCTACAGAAGGTTACGTGAAAAAAATCAGTATACGCTCAACAATCGTCCAGACTTTTGACAGATCTGATGTCATTGTGCCGAACTCGGAGCTTATCTCCAACCAGGTAACAAATATGATGTTTGATGATCACCGGGGCAGGCTCAGGGTCTCGGTCGGCGTCGCATATGGCAGTGACACGGAGTTGGTGCAAAAACTATTGCTGCAAATCGCGCACAAACATCCACAGGTTATAACCGATGGTTCAACTCCTGTCCCCAAAGCCTGGTTCCAGGCATTCGGGGACAGTTCCGAATGGCGCTAG
- a CDS encoding rhodanese-like domain-containing protein — MSTANAGLAKKLGYNNIRVFLDGEPAWSEEGYPLYASNEFVKTGNIVLLDLREDGSPADGRIPRAVTVPYEELESRIDDIPRNAPVVLYSDSEESAMDAYEDLKDEGFKHVSMVKGNYEGWVDAGGEVESGPIFSNEISWVRKLGKGEVSVAEFKQAVDGKLPDTFVIDARTEEEIAEFGIFKNTVNIPLDEIPKKLASIPKDKRVFIHCSTGARADLAYEELKNHGYDVKFLLLDITDPACDCEIIKP, encoded by the coding sequence ATGTCCACCGCAAACGCCGGTCTGGCGAAAAAACTTGGTTACAACAATATTCGAGTATTCCTTGATGGTGAACCTGCCTGGTCTGAGGAAGGGTATCCGCTCTATGCATCAAATGAGTTCGTAAAAACTGGCAATATCGTCCTGCTCGATCTGCGCGAAGACGGCAGCCCGGCCGATGGACGAATCCCCAGGGCTGTAACCGTTCCGTATGAAGAACTTGAATCACGCATCGATGATATCCCCCGCAACGCACCGGTGGTTCTTTACAGCGACAGCGAAGAGAGTGCCATGGATGCCTATGAAGATCTCAAAGATGAGGGCTTCAAGCATGTTTCTATGGTCAAAGGCAACTATGAGGGCTGGGTGGATGCAGGCGGTGAAGTCGAATCCGGGCCTATCTTCTCCAACGAGATCAGCTGGGTGCGCAAACTTGGTAAAGGTGAAGTATCCGTTGCCGAATTCAAGCAGGCGGTTGACGGCAAGCTGCCCGACACCTTCGTGATCGATGCCCGGACCGAAGAAGAAATAGCCGAGTTCGGAATATTCAAAAACACCGTGAACATCCCCCTGGATGAAATACCCAAAAAACTCGCCTCAATCCCCAAGGACAAGAGAGTATTTATTCATTGCTCCACCGGCGCCAGAGCCGACCTTGCCTACGAGGAGCTGAAAAATCATGGCTATGATGTCAAGTTTCTGCTGCTCGACATCACAGACCCGGCCTGTGATTGCGAAATAATCAAGCCGTAA
- a CDS encoding rhodanese-like domain-containing protein, with the protein MRSSISTKLVAAAFVLALVSSGLSPTNSFADSAKQPAAAQQQAQNVYKGPVVGKSNKAKTISIQVGKGDAAKTMMVRFDDQTKGIEFAKKGEAAIITWEQRGEDKFATLIKPKLAKLPEGVTEIKVDEIHELLASATPLTLVDARPLSRYHQAHIPGAISIPVAKLKEKKAEVLPDDKDKLLVFYCGGPT; encoded by the coding sequence ATGAGAAGCTCAATCAGCACAAAGCTCGTTGCAGCTGCATTTGTACTGGCACTTGTTTCGTCTGGGCTTAGCCCGACAAATAGTTTTGCGGACAGTGCCAAGCAACCTGCTGCAGCCCAACAGCAGGCCCAGAACGTTTACAAGGGACCGGTGGTTGGTAAATCGAATAAAGCGAAGACTATTTCCATCCAGGTTGGCAAGGGGGACGCTGCCAAAACCATGATGGTGCGATTCGATGACCAGACCAAAGGAATCGAGTTCGCGAAAAAGGGTGAAGCGGCCATCATCACCTGGGAACAGCGGGGAGAAGATAAATTCGCGACCCTTATCAAGCCCAAACTTGCCAAACTCCCTGAGGGTGTCACCGAAATAAAGGTCGATGAAATCCATGAGCTGCTGGCAAGTGCGACGCCTCTCACCCTGGTTGATGCCCGTCCACTCTCCCGTTATCACCAGGCCCACATACCTGGAGCAATTTCAATTCCCGTCGCCAAACTGAAAGAGAAAAAAGCGGAAGTGCTCCCTGATGACAAGGATAAACTGCTGGTTTTCTATTGCGGAGGCCCCACCTGA
- a CDS encoding IS4 family transposase: MPMLPGFHLPKRGRKPHSQQQKFARKITSLRQNSFKQIGEIFGQFIPTKLLKQDPSGKMSRRRLFTKENTFWSFLGQVLDADGGCREAVKKLQSYASNHGLRLPSSSTASYCCARKKLDENLLVEVFQHTAKWSGARRASHSLNDRQVIVVDGTGVTMADTAENQELWPQSSNQKPGCGFPSARICAYFSLQTGTMLSYAIGNKKSNELPLFRKQWSTFEAGDIFLGDKGFCSYFDLAELKKRCVDSVITLARRKPVGRKNCIKEFAPDDLLIEWKKPVYREMVSYSRKTWEDLPDKLVMRQIKVKVTQSGFRTKEFHIVTTLIDQDQYLKDEIAALYLKRWDVELFFRDIKTTMGFDILRCQSPEMIKKEILMYFIAYNCIRRIMLQATQLVDIDIRSISFKGSLQAIRSWEPRLGSSRLSTNERQNMLSDLSFVVARCKVFDRPGRSDPRCLKRRPKPYQLLNKPRSEMVEIQHRSRYEKKA; the protein is encoded by the coding sequence ATGCCAATGTTGCCCGGTTTTCACCTTCCCAAACGAGGTAGAAAACCTCATAGCCAACAACAAAAATTTGCTCGAAAAATCACTTCCCTCAGACAGAACTCTTTTAAACAGATAGGAGAGATTTTTGGGCAATTCATTCCCACGAAATTGCTCAAACAGGATCCTTCGGGAAAGATGAGCAGACGACGTTTGTTTACCAAGGAAAACACTTTTTGGTCCTTCTTAGGCCAAGTCCTTGATGCAGACGGTGGATGTAGAGAAGCTGTAAAAAAGTTGCAATCATATGCATCTAACCACGGCCTTCGGCTTCCATCATCATCTACCGCTTCATATTGCTGTGCACGTAAGAAATTAGATGAAAATCTGCTTGTTGAGGTGTTTCAACATACTGCTAAATGGTCCGGAGCACGACGTGCATCTCATTCATTAAATGATCGCCAGGTAATTGTTGTTGATGGGACAGGTGTTACAATGGCGGATACAGCAGAAAATCAAGAGCTTTGGCCACAGTCATCGAACCAGAAACCAGGATGCGGCTTCCCCTCAGCACGAATATGCGCATACTTTTCATTGCAAACCGGAACAATGCTCAGCTATGCCATCGGTAATAAAAAGAGTAACGAACTTCCATTGTTCCGTAAGCAGTGGTCCACCTTTGAGGCTGGTGATATCTTTCTTGGTGATAAAGGTTTTTGTAGTTACTTCGATTTAGCCGAGCTGAAAAAACGCTGTGTTGATAGTGTGATAACACTTGCTCGTAGAAAACCAGTCGGTAGGAAAAACTGCATTAAAGAATTCGCTCCTGATGATCTACTGATTGAATGGAAAAAACCAGTATACAGGGAAATGGTGTCGTATTCGCGGAAAACCTGGGAGGACCTTCCCGACAAACTCGTTATGAGACAAATCAAAGTAAAGGTGACTCAATCAGGGTTTAGAACAAAAGAATTTCATATTGTTACCACGCTAATCGATCAAGATCAGTACCTGAAAGACGAAATTGCAGCGTTATACCTTAAGCGTTGGGATGTCGAACTTTTCTTTCGTGATATCAAGACAACGATGGGATTTGATATCCTCCGGTGCCAATCGCCTGAAATGATAAAGAAAGAAATTTTAATGTACTTCATAGCGTACAACTGCATCCGGCGCATAATGTTACAAGCGACACAGCTGGTAGACATTGATATCCGGTCTATCAGTTTCAAAGGAAGTCTACAGGCTATTAGAAGTTGGGAACCACGGTTGGGGTCCTCTAGGTTGAGCACAAATGAAAGACAAAACATGCTCTCAGATTTATCCTTTGTCGTGGCTCGTTGCAAAGTTTTCGACAGGCCTGGACGAAGCGATCCGCGGTGTCTTAAGCGAAGACCAAAACCTTATCAGTTACTCAACAAACCTAGAAGTGAAATGGTCGAAATACAGCATCGGAGCAGATATGAAAAAAAGGCTTAA
- a CDS encoding 2-oxoacid:ferredoxin oxidoreductase subunit beta — MSYTRPTFRHPEQQKNSKGYHRRDYEGAISTLCAGCGHDSISSAIVQACFEMAIEPHRVAKLSGIGCSSKTPAYFLGKSHGFNSVHGRMPSIATGANMANRDLLYIGVSGDGDTASIGMGQFAHALRRNLNMNYICMNNGCYGLTKGQDSATADKGSAGKKGKPNPFESIDLCEIAIQLGASFVARSFSGDKQQLVPLIKAAISHNGLAFLDVISPCVTFNNTDRSTKSYQYVREHSEATGTFDFIPLQREILTRYDEGATQTVVMHDGSTLLLEKLEQEFDVTDQRRSVDKLEEAKERGRVLTGVIYVNPASKDTHDIIETTPRPLNSLTREDLCPGNDALEKINNSLR, encoded by the coding sequence ATGAGCTATACCCGACCGACCTTTCGCCACCCTGAGCAACAGAAAAACAGCAAAGGGTATCACCGGCGGGACTATGAAGGTGCGATTTCCACTCTCTGTGCAGGCTGCGGTCATGACTCTATTTCCAGCGCTATTGTGCAGGCCTGTTTCGAGATGGCCATAGAGCCGCACAGGGTGGCGAAGCTTTCCGGTATAGGATGTTCTTCAAAGACTCCGGCCTATTTTCTTGGCAAGTCACACGGCTTCAACTCAGTCCACGGCCGCATGCCCTCCATTGCCACCGGAGCCAATATGGCCAACCGGGATTTACTGTATATAGGTGTTTCCGGTGACGGCGACACCGCCTCCATCGGCATGGGTCAATTCGCCCACGCCCTCAGGCGTAACCTGAACATGAACTATATCTGCATGAACAACGGTTGTTACGGTCTCACCAAAGGCCAGGATTCAGCCACCGCAGATAAGGGCAGCGCCGGAAAAAAAGGCAAACCGAATCCCTTTGAATCAATAGACCTGTGTGAAATTGCCATCCAGCTTGGCGCAAGTTTTGTCGCCCGTAGCTTCTCCGGCGACAAGCAACAGCTTGTACCGCTGATTAAAGCGGCCATCAGCCACAATGGTCTGGCATTTCTTGACGTGATCTCCCCTTGTGTTACATTCAACAATACTGACCGCTCCACCAAAAGCTATCAGTATGTTCGTGAGCATAGTGAGGCAACAGGTACTTTTGATTTCATCCCGCTCCAGAGGGAAATCCTGACCCGTTACGATGAGGGCGCCACCCAGACAGTGGTGATGCATGACGGCTCTACCCTGCTTCTTGAAAAGCTCGAACAGGAGTTCGATGTTACTGACCAGCGCCGCTCTGTAGACAAGCTCGAAGAAGCAAAAGAACGTGGTCGGGTGCTTACCGGAGTCATTTATGTCAATCCGGCGAGCAAGGATACCCACGACATAATCGAGACAACCCCGCGTCCGCTCAACAGCCTCACCAGGGAAGATCTCTGCCCCGGCAATGATGCATTAGAAAAAATTAATAACAGCCTGAGATAA
- the holA gene encoding DNA polymerase III subunit delta, which produces MPLIKRNEIPALLKDEGKLAELSVVLLFGERYLCKEAADQLQEALTADGRGAVHPIDGDHEDQGQTLAKLLSFSLLPGRQVYRVSDSRIFHSKTVASTIWDKAQQNSDAGKTAPAMRHIGAFARLGSIDLESQKPFSEISGSQWEKMFGFSKPGDLGWADSLLVQAVGTGKLPKGGGNITERYIDTFTKGIPDQNVLILSAETVDKRQRFYTFIKKEGLVIDCSVATGASKAAQDAQKDVIREMMNKTLADFNKSIEPRALEIFFERVGFHPVAAVTEMEKLAHYVGDRPQIVAQDLEEMVGRSREDALFELTDAFGKRQIGRALTILNRLQENGTHGLAILATLRNYIRKLLIFRSLQLQPTPAWHSGMNAKQFQGSYLPALKEQGEWSDMLGGHPYALFMSFTKAGEFSCGQLKQWLSLLLEAEFRLKGSPIPQHIVLEEMLLTMLKLQRRG; this is translated from the coding sequence ATGCCCCTGATCAAACGTAACGAAATTCCCGCCCTGCTCAAGGATGAGGGTAAACTCGCAGAACTTTCTGTTGTCCTGCTCTTTGGCGAGCGCTATCTCTGCAAGGAAGCAGCGGACCAGTTACAGGAAGCACTGACTGCAGACGGCAGAGGAGCGGTGCATCCAATCGATGGGGATCATGAGGATCAGGGACAGACACTTGCCAAATTGCTCAGTTTCAGCCTGCTTCCCGGGCGTCAGGTTTACCGGGTTTCCGATTCCCGGATTTTCCACAGTAAAACAGTCGCCTCCACCATCTGGGATAAGGCTCAGCAGAATAGTGATGCCGGAAAAACCGCACCAGCTATGCGACATATTGGAGCCTTTGCCCGTCTTGGTTCCATAGATCTCGAAAGCCAGAAACCGTTTTCCGAAATTTCAGGCTCACAATGGGAGAAGATGTTTGGCTTCTCCAAACCCGGAGATCTCGGCTGGGCTGACTCTCTGCTCGTGCAGGCTGTGGGCACCGGCAAACTTCCAAAGGGTGGCGGCAACATAACTGAGAGATACATCGACACCTTCACAAAGGGCATCCCTGATCAGAACGTGCTGATCCTCAGCGCTGAAACAGTCGACAAACGTCAACGGTTCTACACTTTCATCAAGAAAGAAGGTCTGGTAATCGATTGCTCCGTGGCCACAGGGGCCAGTAAAGCTGCCCAGGATGCACAGAAAGACGTAATTCGGGAGATGATGAACAAGACCCTGGCCGATTTCAACAAATCCATCGAGCCACGGGCTTTGGAAATCTTTTTTGAGCGGGTCGGCTTTCACCCCGTCGCCGCTGTCACCGAAATGGAAAAGCTCGCCCATTATGTCGGTGACAGACCGCAGATCGTCGCCCAGGACCTGGAAGAGATGGTAGGCAGAAGTCGGGAAGATGCTCTTTTCGAACTCACAGACGCCTTTGGCAAGCGCCAGATCGGCCGAGCACTCACCATACTTAACCGCCTGCAGGAAAACGGTACCCACGGTTTAGCCATCCTGGCTACTCTCAGAAACTATATACGGAAACTTCTTATCTTTCGCTCACTGCAACTCCAGCCTACTCCAGCCTGGCACTCCGGCATGAACGCTAAACAGTTCCAGGGCAGTTACCTGCCTGCCTTAAAAGAACAAGGCGAATGGAGCGATATGCTTGGCGGCCACCCCTATGCGCTGTTCATGAGTTTCACCAAAGCGGGGGAATTCTCCTGCGGCCAGCTAAAACAGTGGCTGAGCCTGCTGCTTGAGGCGGAGTTCCGGCTCAAGGGCTCACCGATCCCTCAACATATTGTGCTGGAAGAGATGCTTCTGACTATGCTGAAGTTACAGAGAAGAGGTTAA
- the corA gene encoding magnesium/cobalt transporter CorA, which translates to MARFLKSRDKVLGKSLDDVVFIGSQKVDKPFISVVSYSAQELTEAECHSPLDCAAYLDSDHVTWISVYGLHDTSFIQQFARGLNLHPLVLEDVVNTGQHPKMDDYDDTIYLVLKSLRFNPETESVLSDQYSMIIGANVLVTFHEQPMEMFKPIRERLRKGKGRTRKRGTDYLAYVLLDTIVDNYIVTIENLGSRIEEIDDSIFKDFDQEVVSTITRYKREVSYLRKTIRPVKDLIGQLIKVDSNLISEETMPFFKDLHGLTIQAVEVLETYREMLSDSLNTYNTIVSNRLNEIMKVLTIFAAIFIPLTFIAGIYGTNFEYLPELRYKYSYFVFWGVLVAVAALMLRFFKKKGWL; encoded by the coding sequence ATGGCCCGGTTTCTGAAAAGCAGAGACAAAGTGCTGGGGAAATCCCTGGACGATGTGGTGTTTATCGGCTCACAAAAGGTCGACAAACCGTTTATAAGTGTTGTCAGCTACTCCGCGCAGGAATTGACCGAGGCTGAATGCCATTCACCTCTCGATTGCGCAGCATACCTCGATTCAGACCATGTCACATGGATAAGCGTGTATGGCCTGCACGATACCTCCTTTATTCAGCAGTTTGCACGAGGGCTTAATCTCCACCCGCTGGTGCTTGAGGATGTTGTGAATACCGGTCAGCACCCCAAGATGGACGATTATGACGATACGATCTATCTGGTTCTCAAATCCCTCAGATTCAATCCGGAAACAGAGTCTGTATTAAGTGATCAGTACTCGATGATCATCGGTGCCAATGTTCTGGTAACCTTTCACGAACAGCCGATGGAGATGTTTAAGCCGATACGGGAACGGTTGCGAAAAGGCAAGGGGCGGACACGAAAGCGAGGGACTGATTACCTGGCGTATGTGCTGCTGGATACCATTGTCGATAACTATATTGTCACGATCGAAAACCTCGGCAGCCGAATTGAGGAGATCGATGATTCGATTTTCAAGGATTTCGATCAGGAAGTAGTAAGCACCATTACCAGATATAAGCGGGAAGTGAGTTACCTCCGTAAGACTATCAGGCCGGTGAAGGACCTTATTGGTCAGTTGATCAAGGTGGATTCCAATTTGATCAGCGAAGAGACGATGCCGTTTTTTAAGGATCTGCACGGCCTGACGATCCAGGCCGTTGAAGTTCTGGAAACCTATCGGGAGATGCTCAGCGATAGCCTGAATACCTACAATACCATCGTCAGCAACAGACTTAATGAGATCATGAAGGTTCTGACCATTTTCGCGGCTATCTTTATCCCCTTAACCTTCATAGCGGGGATTTACGGTACAAATTTCGAATACCTGCCTGAACTTCGGTATAAATACAGTTATTTTGTATTCTGGGGAGTTCTGGTGGCAGTTGCTGCATTAATGCTGCGATTCTTCAAGAAGAAAGGGTGGTTGTAA
- a CDS encoding manganese efflux pump MntP family protein translates to MSLISILGIAIALAMDAFAVAIAVGISLKTISARQTFRLSWHFGLFQAMMPIIGWALGSAIHNFVESWAHWIAFGLLAAVGTNMLREAFDFEKDTEAEKKDSTRGLTMVMLSVATSIDALAVGFSMSMLEIDIVTPAIIIGIVAAAFTITGMHLGKKVASFKKLSVLAEILGGAVLWGIGLNILHQQGVFETFLFS, encoded by the coding sequence ATGTCATTAATAAGTATTTTGGGAATAGCCATCGCCCTGGCCATGGACGCCTTCGCGGTGGCTATTGCTGTCGGTATCAGTCTGAAAACAATCAGCGCCAGACAGACTTTTCGACTCTCCTGGCATTTTGGCCTCTTTCAGGCCATGATGCCGATTATCGGCTGGGCCCTCGGCAGCGCCATCCACAACTTCGTGGAAAGTTGGGCCCATTGGATAGCTTTCGGTCTTCTTGCCGCAGTGGGCACCAATATGCTTCGCGAAGCATTCGACTTCGAAAAAGACACCGAAGCAGAAAAAAAAGATTCCACCCGCGGACTAACCATGGTCATGCTTTCGGTGGCAACAAGTATTGACGCTCTGGCGGTCGGCTTCAGCATGTCCATGCTGGAGATAGACATCGTTACCCCTGCAATCATCATCGGCATTGTGGCTGCAGCTTTTACCATAACCGGCATGCACCTTGGCAAAAAGGTTGCTTCTTTTAAAAAATTAAGCGTTCTGGCTGAGATCCTTGGTGGTGCCGTACTTTGGGGAATTGGCTTAAACATCCTGCACCAACAAGGTGTTTTTGAAACGTTCCTCTTCTCCTGA